One region of Wyeomyia smithii strain HCP4-BCI-WySm-NY-G18 chromosome 3, ASM2978416v1, whole genome shotgun sequence genomic DNA includes:
- the LOC129727318 gene encoding glucose dehydrogenase [FAD, quinone]-like, producing the protein MALAVKFSILTLVFACIGSGDAFFFLLKPLAELGRYYEDHNNLVQPTYTSSSAKKIPEYDFIIVGAGAAGCVLANRLSENARWKVLLLEAGPAENEFNNIPVLTTFVQNSHYNWADVAEPQNGSCWGMVDQRCSIPHGKGLGGSTMINYMIYNRGNPADFDRWAAMGNPGWSYSDVFPYFLKTERASLRGLEDSKYHNYDGMVSVEFPPFRTNLARTFIKGAREVGHKKIDYNGKSQLGVSYVQTNTINGMRQTAYRALIEPILANRPNLHVKANSRVTKVLINPNTKTAYGVTYSTNFRNYDVHASEEVVITAGSINTPQLLMLSGIGPADHLKYIKVPVVQDLPVGQNLVDSVVFNGLTFILNETGHSLLFDSRFQLHSIADYFHGRGPLTIPGGVEAIDFLQTSRSQPNGSPDIAIVFSTGSLVSDGGLGLRSGKRIKKTLYNKVYGPLETLKNDQWTASVVLLHPKSRGYIKLRNANPYNSPKIYTNYLAEEEDVETLLEGIKEAVRISKSPAMKRYDARVLGIPLPNCEQYELTDDNYWRCAIRTLSSTAYQQLGTCRMGPVEDLTTVVSAQLRVHGINNLRVADVSVVPTTISGQSAALSYMIGEKAADLIKETWTQ; encoded by the exons AACCTACTTATACTA GCTCGTCTGCCAAGAAGATTCCCGAGTATGATTTCATCATTGTTGGCGCCGGGGCTGCCGGTTGCGTACTGGCCAACAGGTTATCGGAGAATGCAAGGTGGAAGGTTCTGCTGCTGGAGGCTGGACCGGCGGAAAATGAGTTCAACAATATTCCAGTACTGACAACATTTGTGCAGAACTCTCACTACAATTGGGCCGATGTTGCGGAACCGCAGAACGGATCATGTTGGG GCATGGTTGACCAACGGTGCAGTATTCCCCACGGAAAAGGTTTAGGTGGATCCACCATGATCAACTATATGATATACAACAGAGGAAATCCGGCAGACTTCGACCGATGGGCGGCAATGGGTAACCCAGGCTGGTCATACAGTGATGTGTTTCCGTACTTTCTGAAAACAGAACGGGCTTCCTTGAGAGGGTTAGAGGATTCCAAGTACCACAATTACGACGGCATGGTTAGTGTGGAATTCCCTCCATTTCGCACCAACTTGGCGCGGACGTTCATCAAAGGAGCCAGGGAAGTAGGCCACAAAAAGATTGATTACAACGGAAAGTCCCAGCTGGGTGTTTCGTACGTGCAAACCAATACTATCAACGGAATGCGACAAACTGCGTACCGGGCATTAATCGAACCTATTCTAGCAAATCGACCTAATCTTCATGTTAAAGCCAACAGCAGAGTAACGAAAGTTCTAATTAATCCCAACACGAAGACCGCTTACGGGGTGACGTATTCTACCAACTTCAGAAATTATGACGTACACGCAAGTGAAGAGGTTGTTATTACTGCCGGAAGCATAAACACACCGCAGTTGCTTATGTTGTCCGGAATAGGGCCTGCAGATCATCTGAAATATATTAAAGTTCCTGTCGTGCAGGATCTACCCGTCGGCCAGAACCTTGTCGATAGTGTAGTTTTTAACGGGttaacattcatattgaatgaaaCGGGGCATTCATTGCTGTTCGACAGCAGATTTCAGCTACATTCGATAGCTGATTATTTCCACGGTCGGGGACCACTCACCATTCCCGGTGGGGTGGAAGCCATTGATTTCCTGCAAACAAGCCGGTCTCAACCTAACGGAAGCCCTGACATAGCCATTGTTTTTTCAACCGGTTCTCTTGTGTCTGACGGAGGACTGGGATTACGCAGTGGAAAGCGTATTAAGAAAACATTATACAACAAGGTTTACGGACCATTAGAAACGCTGAAAAATGACCAGTGGACAGCCAGTGTAGTGTTGCTTCATCCAAAATCCAGAGGATACATTAAGCTTCGAAACGCAAATCCCTACAATAGTCCGAAAATTTACACCAACTATCTAGCTGAGGAGGAAGACGTTGAGACACTTTTGGAAGGAATCAAAGAAGCAGTTCGTATATCCAAATCCCCCGCCATGAAGCGATACGATGCGAGAGTACTCGGAATCCCACTGCCTAACTGTGAACAATACGAACTCACCGACGATAACTACTGGCGATGCGCCATTCGAACTCTGTCCAGCACAGCGTATCAACAACTCGGAACGTGCCGAATGGGTCCAGTAGAGGATTTAACGACCGTGGTATCAGCGCAATTGCGAGTGCACGGTATCAACAATCTACGCGTTGCCGATGTTAGTGTAGTACCAACCACAATTTCTGGACAATCTGCTGCCCTTTCCTATATGATCGGTGAGAAAGCGGCCGATTTGATCAAAGAAACTTGGACTCAGTAG